The following proteins come from a genomic window of Bartonella apihabitans:
- a CDS encoding DUF1127 domain-containing protein, giving the protein MNLLRSFNKWRRYRTTYNELSRLSAHELNDLGITRSEIAAIARRTAR; this is encoded by the coding sequence ATGAATCTTCTTCGTAGTTTTAATAAATGGCGCCGTTATCGTACAACTTATAATGAATTGAGCCGTCTTTCTGCTCATGAGCTGAACGATCTTGGCATTACCCGTTCAGAGATTGCGGCGATTGCTCGCCGTACAGCACGCTAA
- a CDS encoding DMT family transporter, producing the protein MFYGVFLSFASYAAYAISDACVKFIDGALPPYETAFFGALISIIVIPFLKNRDNKWIDIIRSQNWPMWFLRTISGAFGVIGSVTAFTHLSMAEAFTLIFLQPLFVSILSMIFLKEAIGWRRWSAIIIGFIGVLVVLRPGFRELNIGHLGAVFAGLSGAISIIIVRHMGGREKRITLYSSGIIGSIVICGLLSLPSYIEPHGFEWLYLAGYGLFAALGALFLMAAARRVPAIAIATPQYSQMIWAILFGYFIFNDHLDLPMIIGIILIMASSLLTFMREKHHSTQTTPQKATPQK; encoded by the coding sequence ATGTTTTATGGAGTTTTCCTTTCCTTTGCATCTTATGCCGCCTATGCGATCAGTGATGCTTGCGTCAAATTTATCGATGGTGCACTGCCCCCTTATGAAACGGCTTTTTTCGGAGCTTTAATCAGCATTATTGTCATTCCGTTTTTGAAAAACCGTGACAATAAATGGATAGACATTATCCGCTCGCAGAACTGGCCAATGTGGTTTTTGCGCACAATATCGGGTGCATTTGGCGTTATTGGCAGTGTTACGGCCTTTACACATTTATCAATGGCAGAGGCATTTACACTCATATTTTTACAGCCTTTGTTTGTCAGTATACTTTCTATGATATTTTTGAAAGAAGCCATCGGGTGGCGGCGTTGGTCTGCCATCATTATCGGCTTTATCGGTGTGCTCGTCGTTTTGCGACCGGGTTTTCGCGAGCTCAATATCGGGCATCTGGGAGCTGTTTTTGCCGGTTTGAGCGGTGCTATTTCCATTATTATTGTCCGCCATATGGGAGGACGTGAAAAACGCATCACTCTTTATTCCAGCGGAATTATCGGTTCGATTGTTATCTGCGGTTTATTGAGTTTACCAAGTTATATTGAACCACATGGCTTTGAATGGCTTTATCTTGCCGGTTATGGATTATTTGCGGCCCTTGGTGCGCTTTTCCTCATGGCTGCGGCTCGCCGCGTTCCCGCCATTGCAATTGCTACTCCGCAATATAGCCAGATGATTTGGGCTATCTTGTTCGGCTATTTCATTTTCAACGATCATCTCGATCTTCCCATGATCATTGGCATTATCCTCATCATGGCTTCAAGTCTGTTAACTTTCATGCGTGAAAAACATCACAGCACTCAAACCACGCCGCAAAAAGCCACGCCACAAAAATAA
- a CDS encoding DUF2188 domain-containing protein → MAGKNQHVVKRNDGWAVLGEKNSRDTSHHRTQQEAFEAARDIAKSQRSEVFIHGENGKIRQRNTYGNDPFPPKG, encoded by the coding sequence ATGGCAGGTAAAAATCAACACGTAGTTAAAAGAAATGATGGTTGGGCTGTGCTTGGTGAAAAGAACTCCAGAGATACTTCACATCATCGCACGCAGCAGGAAGCTTTCGAAGCTGCGCGTGATATAGCAAAGAGTCAAAGGAGTGAGGTTTTTATTCATGGTGAAAATGGGAAAATCCGTCAGCGGAATACTTACGGTAATGATCCTTTTCCACCAAAAGGCTAA
- the cobS gene encoding cobaltochelatase subunit CobS, which produces MTKDDLGIDNVPDITVSARKLFGIDTDMQVPAFSETDPNVPELDPDYLFDRETTLAILAGFAFNRRVMVSGYHGTGKSTHIEQIAARLNWPCIRVNLDSHVSRIDLVGKDAIVIKDGMQVTEFQDGILPWAYQRNVALVFDEYDAGRPDVMFVIQRVLESSGRLTLLDQSCVISPHPAFRLFATANTIGLGDTTGLYHGTQQINQAQMDRWSIVTTLNYLPHDNEVNIVLAKAKSFRTKEGRETVSQMVHVADMTRQAFINGDLSTVMSPRTVITWAENTEIFKDLGFAFRLTFLNKCDELERPIVAEFYQRAFGKELPESLANSVLS; this is translated from the coding sequence ATGACAAAGGACGATCTGGGTATTGATAATGTGCCGGATATAACGGTTTCGGCACGCAAACTTTTCGGTATTGATACCGATATGCAGGTTCCAGCGTTCAGCGAAACAGATCCCAATGTGCCCGAGCTTGATCCGGATTATCTATTCGATCGGGAAACAACTTTGGCCATCCTTGCCGGTTTTGCCTTCAATCGTCGTGTGATGGTTTCAGGCTATCACGGTACCGGTAAATCCACCCATATCGAGCAGATTGCAGCGCGTTTGAACTGGCCTTGTATCCGCGTTAATCTTGATAGCCACGTCAGTCGTATCGACCTTGTCGGAAAGGATGCGATTGTTATCAAAGACGGTATGCAGGTGACAGAATTTCAGGATGGTATTCTGCCATGGGCCTATCAAAGAAATGTTGCACTGGTTTTTGATGAATATGATGCCGGTCGTCCTGATGTCATGTTTGTTATCCAGCGTGTATTGGAATCGTCTGGACGTTTGACCTTGCTTGATCAGAGTTGTGTTATTTCACCGCATCCTGCTTTTCGTCTGTTTGCTACAGCAAACACAATCGGTCTGGGTGACACAACCGGCCTTTATCACGGCACACAGCAAATCAACCAGGCGCAAATGGACCGCTGGTCGATTGTGACAACCTTGAATTATTTGCCGCATGACAATGAAGTCAATATTGTTCTGGCAAAGGCAAAATCCTTCCGCACCAAGGAAGGCCGCGAAACTGTATCACAAATGGTTCATGTTGCCGATATGACGAGACAGGCGTTCATCAATGGCGATCTGTCAACGGTTATGAGCCCGCGTACTGTGATTACCTGGGCCGAGAACACCGAAATTTTCAAGGATCTGGGATTTGCATTCCGCCTTACATTTTTAAACAAGTGCGACGAATTGGAACGCCCGATCGTTGCCGAATTCTATCAACGGGCTTTTGGCAAAGAATTGCCTGAATCCCTTGCCAACTCGGTTTTGTCATAA
- a CDS encoding queuosine precursor transporter — MKQTQHLIFAVFAMCLAVTASNVLVQYPFHWFGLEHLLTYGAFTYPFAFLINDLTNRRYGPHAARRIVYAGFIAGLAVSWILASPRLAIASGTAFLFAQLLDILVFNPLRRKTWWIAPLAAAITGSALDTVWFFAVAFSSHFSFIDKLTGYSDSSIPTMTNLMGLEVPVWLSLSCGDFCVKLFMGVFMLLPYGAILAIFMPDIYHGKVHENSDQAI; from the coding sequence ATGAAACAGACCCAGCATCTTATTTTTGCAGTTTTTGCAATGTGCCTCGCGGTGACGGCATCCAACGTTCTGGTGCAATATCCGTTTCACTGGTTCGGATTAGAACATCTTCTAACCTATGGTGCATTTACCTATCCATTTGCTTTTCTCATCAACGATCTGACGAATCGTCGTTACGGCCCCCATGCTGCGAGACGTATTGTTTATGCAGGTTTTATTGCCGGTCTTGCTGTTTCATGGATTCTTGCAAGCCCCCGATTGGCAATTGCCTCGGGAACGGCTTTTCTTTTTGCACAATTGCTGGATATTCTGGTGTTCAATCCATTGCGGCGCAAAACCTGGTGGATTGCACCGCTTGCGGCTGCAATTACCGGCTCGGCACTTGATACCGTGTGGTTCTTCGCTGTCGCCTTTTCCAGCCATTTTTCGTTTATCGACAAATTGACCGGTTACAGCGATAGCTCGATCCCGACTATGACAAATCTGATGGGGCTCGAGGTGCCTGTCTGGCTTTCATTGTCATGCGGCGATTTTTGCGTGAAACTGTTTATGGGCGTGTTTATGCTTTTGCCATACGGTGCTATTCTGGCAATTTTCATGCCGGACATCTATCATGGAAAAGTTCACGAAAATAGCGATCAAGCCATTTGA
- the cobT gene encoding cobaltochelatase subunit CobT, with protein sequence MRAVSGDHELDVVFGEDRPSIVGGHARLPEIPRHPTYNDFAVTRGLADSMALRQAWHDSEIHSNLAPQVPEARAVYDAVEQARVEAIGTLAMEGMAENLDAMLADKYKRANYQAITTKEEAPLEEALALMVREKITGRKPPEEAGPVVDLWRDWIEEKAGTDLDHLAKNVNDQDKFARIVRNMLASMQLADSLEDNETDSEGENEDENNEPQENEDGDSKEQEGSDKTESEPSDDVDENAEDGDMEASDSADDDGSDSEEIDTEQTPGQTKRPQPPFSDMNELGDYKVYTREFDEEVEASELCDIEELTKLRAFLDKQLTNLQGAVGKLANRLQRRLMAQQNRSWNFDLEEGYLDSARLPRVVIDPTQPLSFKQERDTDFRDTVVSLVIDNSGSMRGRPITVAATCVDILARTLERCGVKVEILGFTTKAWKGGQSREKWLANGKPANPGRLNDLRHIIYKSADTPWRRAKRNLGLMMREGLLKENIDGEALIWAHQRLLGRREYRRILMMISDGAPVDDSTLSVNPGNYLEKHLRAVIEEIEAHSPVELIAIGIGHDVTRYYQRAVTIVDAEELAGAMTEQLASLFDEDESRKAH encoded by the coding sequence ATGCGTGCAGTCTCGGGTGATCATGAGCTGGATGTGGTCTTCGGTGAAGACCGTCCCTCAATAGTAGGAGGACATGCAAGACTTCCTGAAATACCGCGTCACCCGACATATAATGATTTTGCTGTTACCCGTGGACTTGCTGATTCCATGGCTTTGCGTCAGGCCTGGCATGATAGTGAAATCCATTCCAATCTTGCTCCACAAGTGCCCGAAGCACGTGCTGTCTATGATGCCGTCGAACAGGCGCGCGTGGAAGCTATCGGCACACTTGCCATGGAAGGCATGGCAGAAAACCTTGATGCGATGCTTGCCGATAAATACAAGCGGGCAAATTATCAGGCTATCACCACAAAGGAAGAAGCGCCGCTTGAAGAAGCTTTGGCACTGATGGTGCGTGAAAAGATTACCGGCCGTAAACCACCTGAAGAAGCTGGTCCCGTCGTTGATTTATGGCGTGACTGGATTGAGGAAAAAGCCGGAACAGATCTCGATCATCTGGCAAAAAATGTCAATGATCAGGACAAGTTTGCCCGCATTGTGCGTAATATGTTGGCATCCATGCAACTTGCTGACAGCCTCGAAGATAACGAGACCGATAGCGAGGGCGAAAACGAGGATGAAAACAACGAACCTCAGGAAAACGAGGACGGCGATTCAAAAGAACAGGAAGGTTCTGATAAAACCGAAAGCGAACCATCTGATGATGTTGATGAAAATGCCGAAGACGGAGACATGGAAGCCTCTGATTCGGCAGATGATGATGGCAGCGATTCCGAAGAGATAGACACCGAGCAGACCCCTGGTCAAACAAAACGCCCGCAACCGCCATTTTCCGATATGAACGAGCTTGGCGATTACAAAGTCTATACGCGCGAATTTGACGAGGAAGTCGAAGCATCCGAACTTTGCGACATTGAAGAACTCACAAAATTACGTGCGTTTCTTGATAAGCAGCTTACCAATTTGCAAGGCGCTGTCGGCAAACTTGCTAACCGCTTACAACGGCGCTTGATGGCTCAGCAAAACAGGTCATGGAATTTCGACCTTGAAGAAGGCTATCTCGATTCGGCAAGGCTGCCGCGTGTCGTGATTGACCCGACACAGCCACTTTCTTTCAAACAGGAGCGCGATACCGATTTTCGCGATACCGTTGTCTCGTTGGTCATTGATAATTCCGGCTCCATGAGAGGGCGCCCCATTACTGTTGCTGCAACCTGCGTCGATATTCTGGCAAGGACACTTGAACGTTGTGGCGTGAAGGTTGAAATTCTGGGCTTTACCACAAAAGCATGGAAAGGTGGCCAATCACGCGAAAAATGGCTTGCCAACGGTAAACCTGCCAATCCGGGTCGCCTGAACGATCTCCGCCACATTATTTATAAAAGTGCCGACACACCTTGGCGGCGCGCAAAGCGCAATCTTGGCCTGATGATGCGTGAAGGGCTCCTTAAAGAAAATATCGACGGGGAAGCTTTGATATGGGCTCACCAACGGTTACTTGGCCGGCGCGAATACCGGCGCATTCTGATGATGATTTCTGACGGTGCTCCGGTTGATGATTCCACACTTTCTGTCAATCCGGGTAATTATCTGGAAAAGCATTTGCGCGCTGTTATTGAAGAAATAGAAGCACACTCTCCGGTCGAATTGATTGCAATCGGTATCGGTCATGATGTCACCCGCTATTATCAGCGTGCTGTGACAATTGTTGATGCGGAAGAACTTGCCGGCGCCATGACCGAACAACTTGCAAGCCTGTTTGACGAGGATGAATCCCGTAAAGCCCATTAG
- a CDS encoding MFS transporter produces MTELRATPKVRRRQNTTLLMLVLIGTINYIDRSTLSIGNTLIRQDLGLSLTQMGWLLSAFLWAYAISQLPCGLLVDRFGARRVLGIGLFVWSLAQALCGMVFNFFQFIIARVCLGMGESPMFVSNARAVRDWFPLSQRGKPTGIYNCVSTLGPTVAPPLLTALMLNFGWRWMFIIMGIVGIVVSIIWFIIYRDPHHTDLIEEERNYLVAGEENEPESTTDFAEWIGLFRFRVTWGLMLGYFGTIYLMWLFMTWLPSYLEMERGMSLQKTGWVAAIPYAFGIIGSIGTGYIVDWASSKGITPVEARRYIVSFSLVIMSVFTFLCALTASNVLAVIFICIVMFGVGSATAMAWAMVSVLAARSVTGSLGGIMSAFGYVGGALAPTVTGYIAQFTGSFIPALLVGSCIGIVSAMIYLFFLPKTALTEDDIGRKH; encoded by the coding sequence ATGACGGAATTACGCGCCACACCTAAAGTCCGCAGAAGACAAAATACGACGCTTCTAATGCTGGTTCTGATCGGAACCATCAACTATATCGACCGTTCGACGCTTTCAATAGGTAACACATTGATCCGTCAGGACCTTGGCTTATCCCTGACCCAAATGGGATGGCTGCTTTCCGCGTTTTTATGGGCTTATGCGATTTCACAATTACCTTGTGGACTTCTCGTCGACAGATTCGGAGCGCGCCGCGTATTAGGAATAGGCCTGTTTGTCTGGTCACTTGCCCAGGCATTGTGTGGTATGGTTTTCAACTTCTTCCAATTCATCATTGCCAGAGTATGTCTGGGCATGGGTGAATCGCCAATGTTTGTTTCAAATGCACGCGCTGTACGTGACTGGTTTCCTCTCAGCCAGCGGGGAAAACCGACAGGTATCTATAATTGTGTTTCAACATTGGGACCGACTGTGGCACCGCCTCTATTAACTGCATTGATGTTGAACTTCGGCTGGCGTTGGATGTTCATCATCATGGGCATTGTCGGTATTGTTGTTTCAATAATCTGGTTCATCATTTATCGGGATCCTCACCACACGGATCTCATAGAAGAAGAAAGAAACTACCTTGTAGCGGGCGAAGAAAATGAACCTGAAAGCACCACCGATTTTGCCGAATGGATAGGTCTATTCCGCTTTCGTGTAACATGGGGGCTGATGTTGGGGTATTTCGGCACCATCTACCTCATGTGGTTATTTATGACATGGCTTCCGAGTTATCTCGAAATGGAACGCGGCATGAGCTTGCAAAAAACCGGTTGGGTCGCGGCCATTCCCTATGCTTTCGGCATAATCGGCAGCATTGGAACAGGTTATATTGTTGATTGGGCTTCCTCGAAAGGCATAACTCCCGTTGAAGCACGCCGGTATATTGTATCATTCAGTCTTGTCATAATGTCGGTTTTCACCTTTTTATGTGCATTAACAGCGAGCAATGTTTTAGCCGTTATTTTTATTTGCATTGTTATGTTCGGAGTGGGTTCGGCAACGGCAATGGCCTGGGCTATGGTCTCTGTTTTGGCAGCCCGAAGCGTCACCGGTTCGCTAGGCGGCATAATGAGTGCCTTCGGTTATGTGGGGGGTGCACTGGCACCTACTGTGACCGGTTATATTGCACAATTTACAGGAAGTTTTATTCCGGCGCTTTTGGTTGGTTCATGCATAGGTATTGTGTCAGCCATGATCTACCTTTTTTTCCTGCCAAAAACCGCTTTGACGGAGGACGATATCGGGCGCAAACACTGA
- a CDS encoding SURF1 family protein produces MSDIKTDTPRSRGRSPIFLGIFGFLCLFFFCAFSALGVWQVERLGWKENLIKNANERIHLAPIAAPTKSEWGKVTYDNDEYRPVTLTGHFLNDKEVLITAVADETTGYWVLTPMETEDGAITFINRGFIPMDKHDQQSRKAGIIDGETTVTGLLRMSEGGGFFPRKNNPDSNLWYTRQLPAMAKKVGLDDVAPYFIDADRTPNKGGLPIGGLTVVSFPNNHLSYAITWFTLAAGVFAASIFLIISEKRRRRGIVYE; encoded by the coding sequence ATGAGTGATATAAAAACCGATACTCCCCGTTCCCGTGGCCGTTCCCCTATATTTCTGGGCATTTTCGGCTTCCTGTGTCTATTCTTTTTTTGTGCCTTTTCAGCATTGGGCGTCTGGCAGGTCGAGAGACTCGGCTGGAAAGAAAATCTGATTAAAAATGCCAATGAACGCATCCACCTTGCGCCAATTGCGGCACCGACAAAAAGTGAATGGGGAAAGGTAACATATGATAATGACGAATATCGCCCTGTTACACTCACCGGCCATTTTTTGAACGACAAAGAAGTTCTGATAACCGCTGTTGCCGATGAAACAACCGGTTATTGGGTGCTGACACCCATGGAAACAGAAGACGGAGCAATCACTTTCATCAATCGGGGTTTTATACCCATGGATAAACACGATCAACAATCGCGTAAAGCCGGCATAATTGACGGGGAGACGACTGTAACAGGTCTTTTGCGCATGAGTGAAGGTGGCGGTTTTTTCCCGCGCAAGAATAATCCGGATAGTAATTTGTGGTATACGAGGCAATTGCCCGCTATGGCAAAAAAAGTCGGACTTGATGACGTTGCCCCATATTTCATAGATGCCGACAGAACACCCAATAAAGGCGGTTTACCAATTGGTGGTTTAACTGTTGTCAGCTTTCCGAATAATCACTTGAGCTATGCTATTACTTGGTTTACTTTGGCCGCCGGTGTATTTGCAGCATCAATATTTTTAATTATTTCTGAAAAGCGGCGGCGGCGCGGTATCGTTTATGAATAA
- a CDS encoding group II intron maturase-specific domain-containing protein, translated as MKRNGASKQGDLIRQLNPVLRGWANYHRHIVAKETFGYIDYRVCKLCSGASRADGTVIATNTG; from the coding sequence GTGAAACGTAATGGGGCGTCAAAACAGGGTGACCTGATAAGACAACTTAATCCGGTACTACGGGGTTGGGCAAATTATCATCGTCATATTGTTGCCAAAGAGACGTTTGGCTATATCGACTATCGCGTCTGTAAGTTGTGCTCTGGCGCTAGTCGTGCCGATGGCACGGTAATCGCAACAAATACTGGGTGA
- a CDS encoding HpcH/HpaI aldolase/citrate lyase family protein, which produces MTKSIKTIVKEKGHVFSAWSNFTDPVAISTLAETDFDAIVFDMQHGAHDETSIITAIAYAKSRDKTTIVRIPVNRFDTASRALDFGADAIIAPMINSAEQARKLIEFVKYPPLGQRSFGVLLPNTSFGAVGSSNYLSGCNQHVTIFAMIETREAFANLDEIMAVQGLDGVFVGPFDFSVGWSGGKAANPSSPEIIEPLTTIARKARDAHLIAGVYCPNSTFAKRYQSLGYQFMTLSNDKAMIDEAARTILSQMA; this is translated from the coding sequence ATGACAAAAAGTATTAAAACGATTGTTAAAGAAAAAGGCCATGTTTTTTCGGCGTGGAGTAATTTTACCGATCCTGTTGCAATATCCACATTGGCCGAAACGGATTTTGATGCCATTGTTTTTGATATGCAGCATGGCGCACATGATGAAACAAGCATCATTACAGCTATTGCTTACGCAAAATCCCGGGATAAAACGACAATTGTGCGCATTCCCGTCAATCGTTTCGATACGGCAAGCCGTGCCTTGGACTTCGGCGCCGATGCAATTATTGCACCAATGATAAACTCAGCCGAACAAGCGCGTAAATTGATCGAATTTGTAAAATATCCACCTCTTGGTCAACGTTCGTTCGGAGTGTTACTACCAAATACCAGTTTTGGTGCTGTTGGCAGTAGCAATTATCTCAGCGGCTGTAATCAACATGTCACAATTTTCGCCATGATCGAAACGCGTGAGGCTTTCGCAAATCTCGACGAAATCATGGCCGTTCAGGGATTGGATGGCGTTTTCGTTGGTCCTTTTGATTTTTCGGTCGGCTGGAGTGGAGGAAAAGCAGCTAATCCGTCAAGTCCTGAAATAATAGAGCCATTGACAACGATTGCCCGCAAAGCCCGTGATGCGCATTTGATTGCCGGCGTTTATTGCCCGAACAGCACATTTGCCAAACGTTATCAGTCACTCGGTTACCAGTTCATGACATTGAGCAATGACAAAGCAATGATTGACGAAGCCGCCCGAACCATTCTTAGTCAAATGGCTTGA
- a CDS encoding DMT family transporter, which translates to MNKATGIGFLAILMWSLLATLTAFSGKVPSLLLTSMTFLIGTIPGVMIWIKHPQTLKDLKQPLVVWVVGIGGLFGYHFLYFTALRNAPPVDAALINYLWPLLIVLGSALMPGEKLRWFHVLGALLGFSGMVLVIAGKGGFVIDEKNIYGYLVALGSAFAWAAYSLLSRRLSKVPTTVVAAFCLVTSILAFLCHFIFSEPFILPETVGQWLSVLLLGLFPVGLAFYCWDFGVKRGNIQLLGVASYSAPLLSTLIMVATGLAEPSWRLLAACLLITGGAVLASKNLIFKPKLQPVSE; encoded by the coding sequence ATGAATAAAGCAACAGGTATCGGTTTTCTGGCAATCCTCATGTGGTCGCTTCTTGCGACCTTGACCGCTTTTTCCGGAAAGGTTCCGTCTCTCCTGTTGACATCCATGACATTTCTCATCGGCACAATACCGGGGGTGATGATCTGGATCAAACATCCTCAAACATTGAAAGATTTAAAACAACCACTCGTCGTCTGGGTGGTGGGCATTGGCGGCCTGTTCGGTTACCACTTCCTTTATTTCACCGCGTTAAGAAATGCGCCGCCTGTTGATGCAGCATTGATCAATTATTTATGGCCTTTGTTGATTGTGCTCGGTTCTGCACTTATGCCGGGTGAAAAATTGCGCTGGTTCCATGTTCTCGGTGCATTATTGGGCTTTTCCGGCATGGTTCTGGTCATCGCCGGAAAAGGCGGATTTGTTATTGATGAAAAAAACATCTATGGCTATCTCGTTGCATTGGGAAGTGCTTTTGCATGGGCGGCCTATTCACTTCTTTCCCGTCGATTGTCAAAAGTTCCTACAACGGTTGTGGCAGCCTTTTGCCTCGTAACATCTATTTTGGCATTTCTTTGCCACTTCATTTTTTCAGAACCCTTTATTTTACCGGAGACCGTCGGACAATGGCTGTCCGTTCTGTTATTAGGTCTCTTTCCTGTCGGACTGGCTTTTTACTGTTGGGATTTTGGTGTCAAAAGGGGCAATATCCAGCTTTTAGGCGTTGCAAGTTATAGCGCACCTTTGCTTTCCACGCTTATCATGGTGGCAACGGGGCTTGCAGAGCCGTCATGGCGTTTGTTGGCGGCATGTCTACTCATTACCGGCGGTGCTGTCCTTGCTTCAAAAAATCTGATTTTCAAACCGAAACTGCAACCGGTTTCCGAATAG
- the rpmB gene encoding 50S ribosomal protein L28, whose translation MSRACELTGKTVQYGNNVSHANNKSRRRFLPNLCNVTLISDALEQSYRLRISANALRSVEHRGGLDAFLLKSGDKELSQRARLLKRQIEKKLAETAA comes from the coding sequence ATGTCCCGCGCCTGCGAATTGACTGGAAAAACAGTCCAATATGGCAATAATGTCAGCCACGCAAATAACAAATCGCGTCGCCGTTTTTTGCCAAATCTCTGCAATGTTACATTGATCTCGGATGCTCTCGAACAAAGCTATCGTTTACGCATTTCGGCAAATGCTTTGCGTTCGGTTGAACATCGCGGTGGTCTTGATGCTTTTCTTTTGAAGTCCGGTGACAAGGAATTGTCGCAACGGGCTCGTTTGTTGAAGCGTCAGATTGAAAAGAAGCTCGCTGAAACAGCAGCCTGA
- a CDS encoding BolA family transcriptional regulator has protein sequence MSSTVAETIEKKLQAAFSPSAIEIINESHLHAGHQHDDGRSFDGKGETHFRVKITAKAFKGMKRVDIHRAINHVLKHELESGIHALAIEAKAE, from the coding sequence ATGTCCAGCACAGTTGCGGAAACAATCGAGAAAAAGCTACAAGCTGCGTTTTCTCCGTCCGCTATTGAAATTATTAATGAAAGCCATCTTCACGCCGGTCACCAACACGATGACGGCCGTAGTTTCGATGGTAAAGGCGAAACGCATTTTCGGGTAAAAATTACTGCAAAGGCTTTTAAAGGTATGAAACGGGTGGATATCCATCGCGCAATAAATCACGTGCTCAAGCATGAACTTGAAAGTGGTATCCATGCTTTGGCCATTGAAGCCAAGGCCGAATAA